In the genome of Tsukamurella paurometabola DSM 20162, the window CGGCACCGGCGTGCACGGCCGGCGAGACGCCGTGCGCCGAGAACACCAACAGAGATCCCTCGGGCACCTCGTCGGTCTCGTCGACGAAGATCACGCCCTTGTCCTGCAGCGTCTCGACGACGTGCCGGTTGTGCACGATCTCCTTCCGCACGTACACCGGGGCACCGTGCTTCTCGAGCGCCTTCTCGACAGTCTCCACCGCTCGATCGACGCCGGCACAGTAGCCGCGCGGCTCGGCCAACAGGACGCGCTTGCCAGAAGTCATGTCTCCAGGCTACGGCACCTGGCGATGTGGGGAGACCCCCGATGAGGCACCCTGTAGGGCATGAGTCGTTTACCGTTCGTGCTCCGCGTCGCGGTCGGCGCCGTGGCGCTCGCCGCCGAGAAGGGCCAGGAGATCGCCACGGGCGCGGCGAGCGCACCGATCACGCTGGGCAGCAAGTCGGCGCAGGCGTTCATCCGGGTGCAGCAGGATCTGGCCGAACTCGCCGTACGCGGCGATGCGACCCTCGAAACCCTCTTCCCGCCGAAGGCGGAGGAACAGCCCGCATGGGCCACCTTCGACGACGACGAGGATCTCGACGTCGATCTCCCGGCCCCGCCCACCGCACCGTTCGGCACCGTCCGGCCCGCTACCGAGAAGGCCGCGGACACGGCGCAGTCGCCCGAGCAGCCGGAGGAGACCGCACCGTCGGGCACCGGCCGGTACGCCCTCTACAGCTCCCCCGCGCCGACGCCCGGCGATTCCGGGCCGGACACCGCAGACCTGGACCTGCCCGACGCC includes:
- a CDS encoding lipid droplet-associated protein; its protein translation is MSRLPFVLRVAVGAVALAAEKGQEIATGAASAPITLGSKSAQAFIRVQQDLAELAVRGDATLETLFPPKAEEQPAWATFDDDEDLDVDLPAPPTAPFGTVRPATEKAADTAQSPEQPEETAPSGTGRYALYSSPAPTPGDSGPDTADLDLPDAVRRIDYPELTLAQLRGRLTSLSHDDLAALLAFEREHKARAPFLTMLENRLNR